Proteins from one Setaria italica strain Yugu1 chromosome V, Setaria_italica_v2.0, whole genome shotgun sequence genomic window:
- the LOC101754232 gene encoding cytokinin dehydrogenase 4, which translates to MKPSLEHCFKLLLLLALGGVTMHVPDADVLSSLGALRLYGHFSFHDATAMARDFGNRCSLLPATVLHPGSVSDIAATVRHVFSLGERSPLTIAARGHGHSLMGQSQAAGGIVVRMESLRGDRLQVHDGSMSPFVDAPGGELWINVLHETLKYGLAPKSWTDYLHLTVGGTLSNAGVSGQAFRHGPQVSNVNQLEIVTGRGDVVTCSPEENSDLFYAALGGLGQFGIITRARIALEPAPKMVRWIRVLYSDFASFTEDQEMLIMAKNTFDYIEGFVIINRTGILNNWRTSFKPQDPVQASRFQSDGRVLYCLELTKNFNSNDAGTMEQEVTALLSKLRYIRSTLFHTDVTYLEFLDRVHTSEVKLRAQGLWEVPHPWLNLLIPRSSIHRFAKEVFGKILKDSNNGPILLYPVNKSKWDNRTSVVIPDEEIFYLVGFLSSAPSLSGHGSVAHAMNLNNQIVEFCEEADIGMKQYLAPYTTQQQWKAHFGARWETFERRKHTYDPLAILAPGQRIFPKASLPLSL; encoded by the exons ATGAAGCCATCACTGGAGCACTGCTTcaagctgctgctcctgctggcGCTCGGCGGGGTGACCATGCACGTGCCCGACGCCGATGTCCTCTCCTCCCTCGGGGCGCTGCGCCTCTACGGCCATTTCAGCTTCCACGACGCCACCGCCATGGCGCGGGACTTTGGCAACCGGTGCAGCCTGCTGCCGGCCACCGTGCTCCACCCCGGCTCGGTGTCCGATATCGCCGCGACCGTGAGGCACGTCTTCTCCCTGGGCGAGCGCTCGCCCCTGACCATCGCGGCGCGCGGGCACGGGCACTCGCTCATGGGCCAGTCCCAGGCTGCCGGGGGGATCGTGGTCAGGATGGAGTCGCTCCGGGGTGACAGGCTCCAGGTCCACGACGGCAGCATGTCACCCTTTGTCGATGCCCCAGGAGGAGAGCTCTGGATCAACGTGCTTCACGAGACCCTCAAGTACGGCCTGGCGCCCAAGTCTTGGACCGACTATCTCCATCTCACGGTCGGTGGCACGTTGTCTAACGCGGGGGTCAGCGGGCAGGCGTTCCGCCACGGACCGCAGGTCAGCAATGTCAATCAACTGGAGATTGTGACAG GAAGAGGAGATGTTGTTACCTGCTCGCCCGAGGAGAACTCTGATCTCTTCTACGCTGCTCTTGGCGGTCTCGGTCAGTTCGGGATCATCACCAGAGCAAGGATTGCTCTTGAGCCTGCTCCCAAGATG GTGAGGTGGATCAGAGTTCTTTACTCGGATTTTGCAAGCTTCACCGAGGACCAGGAGATGCTGATCATGGCAAAGAACACCTTTGACTACATTGAAGGTTTTGTCATCATAAACAGGACAGGCATCCTCAACAACTGGAGGACGTCCTTCAAGCCACAGGACCCAGTCCAAGCAAGCCGTTTTCAGTCGGATGGAAGGGTTCTATACTGCCTTGAGCTAACTAAGAACTTCAACAGTAACGATGCTGGTACCATGGAACAG GAAGTTACTGCACTACTATCTAAACTTCGATACATCCGGTCTACTCTATTCCACACCGATGTCACGTACCTGGAGTTCTTGGACAGGGTGCACACCTCTGAGGTGAAGCTGAGGGCACAAGGCCTCTGGGAAGTTCCACACCCTTGGTTGAATCTTCTAATCCCAAGGAGCTCAATCCACAGATTTGCTAAGGAAGTCTTTGGCAAGATCCTGAAAGATAGCAACAATGGTCCCATACTGCTTTACCCAGTGAACAAATCAAA GTGGGACAACAGAACGTCAGTAGTCATACCAGATGAGGAAATTTTCTACTTGGTGGGGTTCCTTTCTTCAGCACCGTCTCTCTCAGGTCATGGCAGCGTAGCACATGCAATGAACCTGAACAACCAAATAGTAGAGTTCTGTGAAGAGGCCGATATTGGGATGAAACAGTATCTGGCACCCTACACCACACAGCAGCAGTGGAAAGCCCACTTTGGAGCAAGGTGGGAGACATTTGAACGGAGGAAACACACGTATGATCCCCTAGCAATCCTAGCACCAGGACAGAGAATATTCCCAAAGGCGTCATTGCCGTTGTCCTTGTGA
- the LOC101753836 gene encoding S-formylglutathione hydrolase gives MAATPPPPAAALEQLSSNKMFGGRNLRFRHQSATLGCPMTFSVYLPPSPASKIPVLYWLSGLTCTDENFIIKAGAQRAAAAHGIALVAPDTSPRGLNIEGESDSYDFGVGAGFYLNATNEKWKNWRMYDYVVKELPKVLSDHFEQLNTTQASIFGHSMGGHGALTIYLKNTDKYKSVSAFAPIVNPINCPWGQKAFSNYLGSTKSDWEEYDATCLIKKKNKVSAPILIDQGEDDKFLAEQLLPRNFEEACKAVGVPLILRMQPGYDHSYFFIATFVDDHIAHHAQFLKSA, from the exons ATGGCGGcgacacctcctcctcccgcggcggcgctggagcagctcagcagcaacaagatgttCGGCGGTCGCAACCTCCGGTTCCGCCACCAGAGCGCCACCCTCGGCTGCCCCATGACCTTCTCCGTCTACCTGCCCCCGTCCCCGGCGTCCAAAATTCCC GTGCTGTACTGGCTCTCGGGCCTCACCTGCACTGACGAGAACTTCATCATTAAGGCCGGCGctcagcgcgccgccgccgcccacggaaTCGCCCTCGTCGCGCCCGACACCTCCCCAC GCGGGTTGAATATTGAGGGAGAGTCAGACAGCTATGATTTTGGTGTTG GTGCTGGGTTTTATTTGAACGCCACAAATGAAAAGTGGAAAAATTGGCGCATGTATGACTATGTTGTGAAAGAACTTCCAAAAGTTCTGAGCGATCACTTTGAACAGCTCAACACTACACAGGCATCCATTTTTGGGCACTCAATGGGAGGCCATGGTGCACTGACAATTTACTTGAAAAACACTGATAAATACAAG TCAGTATCGGCATTTGCTCCAATCGTCAATCCGATAAACTGCCCGTGGGGTCAGAAAGCATTCTCAAATTACCTGGGCTCAACTAAATCAGATTGGGAG GAATATGACGCTACCTGCCTGATTAAAAAGAAGAACAAAGTTTCAGCTCCTATCCTAATTGACCAG GGGGAGGATGACAAGTTCCTGGCTGAGCAGCTGCTACCTCGCAACTTTGAGGAGGCGTGCAAGGCTGTCGGGGTTCCTTTGATCCTGCGCATGCAGCCTGGATATGACCATTCGTACTTTTTCATCGCTACATTTGTTGATGATCACATTGCACACCATGCTCAGTTTCTGAAGAGCGCCTGA
- the LOC101753420 gene encoding probable glycerol-3-phosphate dehydrogenase [NAD(+)] 1, cytosolic, producing the protein MVGSVHMNGSVHGANGTEERLDELRRLLGKSEGDLLKIVSVGAGAWGSVFAALLQDAYGHFREKVQIRIWRRPGRTVDRSTAEHLFEVINSREDVLRRLIRRCAYLKYVEARLGDRTLYADEILKDGFCLNMIETPLCPLKVVTNLQEAVWDADIVVNGVPSTETREVFEEISKYWKERISVPVIISLAKGIEASLDPIPHIITPTQMISSATGVPTENILYLGGPNIASEIYNKEYANARICGSNKWRKPLAKFLRQPHFIVWDNSDLVTHEVMGGLKNVYAIGAGMVAALTNESATSKSVYFAHCTSEMIFITHLLTEQPEKLAGPLLADTYVTLLKGRNAWYGQMLAKGELSPDMGDSIKGKGMIQGISAVGAFFELLSQPSLSVQHPEENKQVAPAELCPILKRLYRILIKRELPARDILQALRDETMNDPRERIEMAQSHAFYRPSLLGKP; encoded by the exons ATGGTTGGGAGCGTGCATATGAATGGATCGGTGCACGGTGCCAATGGCACTGAGGAGCGGCTGGACGAGCTGCGCCGGCTGCTCGGCAAGTCGGAGGGAGACTTGCTCAAGATCGTCAGCGTCGGTGCTGGCGCGTGGGGCAGTGTCTTTGCTGCTCTTCTGCAGGACGCCTATGGCCACTTCCGGGAGAAGGTGCAGATAAGGATTTGGCGTCGCCCGGGGAGGACAGTCGACCGGTCCACTGCAGAGCATCTCTTCGAGGTGATCAACTCGAGGGAGGACGTTCTAAGGCGCCTCATTCGCCGCTGTGCCTACCTGAAGTATGTCGAGGCACGGCTCGGGGATCGGACATTGTATGCTGATGAGATATTGAAGGATGGATTCTGTCTGAACATGATCGAAACACCGCTCTGCCCTCTGAAGGTCGTCACCAACCTGCAGGAAGCCGTCTGGGATGCTGACATTGTGGTGAATGGAGTGCCATCCACCGAGACAAGGGAGGTGTTTGAGGAGATCAGTAAGTATTGGAAGGAGAGGATCAGTGTTCCGGTAATAATTTCCCTGGCAAAGGGGATAGAAGCCTCATTGGATCCGATTCCTCATATCATTACACCCACTCAAATGATTAGTTCAGCAA CTGGAGTTCCAACTGAGAATATACTCTATCTTGGAGGACCAAACATCGCCTCAGAAATTTATAACAAAGAATACGCAAACGCTCGAATCTGTGGATCCAACAAGTGGAGGAAGCCTCTTGCTAAGTTTTTGAGGCAGCCACATTTCATTGTCTGGGACAACAGTGATCTTGTCACTCATGAGGTGATGGGTGGCCTGAAGAATGTCTATGCAATTGGCGCTG GAATGGTGGCAGCTTTAACAAATGAGAGTGCAACAAGCAAATCTGTATATTTTGCTCATTGCACGTCAGAGATGATATTCATTACTCACTTGTTAACAGAACAACCTGAGAAACTTGCTGGTCCTCTGCTGGCTGACACTTATGTAACTCTCCTAAAAGGTCGCAATGCATGGTATGGGCAAATGCTTGCCAAGGGAGAGTTGAGTCCTGACATGGGTGATAGTATCAAGGGAAAGGGAATGATTCAG GGTATCTCTGCCGTTGGTGCATTTTTTGAGCTGCTTAGTCAACCCAGTTTAAGTGTGCAACACCCGGAAGAAAACAAGCAGGTTGCTCCAGCTGAACTATGCCCAATCCTGAAGAGGCTTTACAGAATATTGATAAAAAG GGAGCTCCCAGCAAGAgacattctccaagccttgagggATGAAACGATGAATGATCCTCGCGAAAGGATTGAGATGGCACAAAGCCATGCATTCTACCGCCCATCTCTCCTCGGGAAACCATGA
- the LOC101753018 gene encoding vegetative cell wall protein gp1: MSLVAYDASSDEEDAGEPPAAAAPSPAPVASSIGPQPRPPSPSTALGAAPQPTPPLPPPAPSQNIAPISSSNVSLPTPSLDLPDVADLFAPPTENASRKRESNGSALHDSRSKFPRTQPQPQVVRSAAGNALIPPQLRGRSNVVTEDMSKLFVAKRKE; encoded by the exons ATGTCGCTGGTCGCCTACGACGCCTCTTCCGATGAGGAAGACGCCGGCgagcctcccgccgccgcggcgccctccCCTGCACCCGTAGCCTCCTCCATCGGGCCGCAGCCCAGGCCTCCGTCTCCTTCGACCGCGTTGGGTGCCGCTCCTCAGCCtaccccgccgctgccgccgcctgcacCCAGCCA GAACATAGCACCCATTAGTTCGAGTAATGTCTCCCTGCCCACACCATCATTAGACCTACCAGATGTTGCAGATCTCTTTGCTCCCCCTACAGAGAATGCATCAAGGAAGAGAGAATCAAATGGATCCGCGCTTCATGACTCACGCAGTAAATTTCCAAGGACGCAACCACAACCCCAAGTTGTAAGAAGTGCTGCAGGGAACGCTCTAATTCCTCCGCAGCTTCGTGGAAG GAGCAACGTTGTTACTGAAGATATGAGCAAACTGTTTGTGGCTAAACGAAAAGAGTAG